A window of Cytobacillus sp. IB215665 genomic DNA:
CACGCTTTGTTAATGCTATAGTAGGTGGGTATTTTGACAGAACTTCTATTACATCATTTGGTGTAAGAAATACGTAATGGCTAATTTTAATAGTGTCGTATAAACCAGCATTTTCTTCAAGAAACCAACTTAAATATTCAGAATCACCTAATTTAAATAGAGACCACTCACTATAAAATCTTTCGTCATAATTGTTATATAATGAAGAAAGCATTTTAATTAATGAGCCTTCTTCAGTATTTGAATAAGATAATACACCTACATCAAATTTCATAGTTATTTCTGTTTCGTCATGTTCATCAATAAATGTTAAAGTCAGTCCTTCCTTATTATCTATAAGGGAGGAATTATATATTTTTGAAGGAAGCCCTTCAACTGGTACCCACCTTTCCCATACAGCCATGTTACATTTCCCCTCAACCTAGTATTCTTTCGATTTTGTTAAATTTACATATTTGGTGAAGCAAACTTCTTCAATTATAGCTTGGGTCAAAAAGATAAACTATTAAACATATAAAAAGAGTAATATTAGGTTATCAAATGAGAACGTCTACCATGGTAACGGCTGATTTTGCAATTCCTTTTCCCAAAACCGTTGTATTTTTTTAACCATATCTAATGACATTTCCTTTTCTGTAGCTGAATTATTTTCATATAGCTGTTGAATACTTTTCGTTCCTGGAATAACCGTCGAGACTTCCTGACAAGCTAAAATATACCGTAAAGCAGCTTGCACCATCGCTGTTCCATCGTTTGTTAGAAAACGTAGCTTAGACAATAATTTTGCTCTTGTTTCAATTTGTTCTTTCGACCAACGACCACGCACACCTTCAAATGAACTTTGTGCATTATATTTACCAGAAAGCCAACCAGAATCTAGTGGGACTTTAATAATAAGGCCAACACCTTTATATTTTGCTAATTGAAATGCTTTAGCAGGCTCCTGATGGAAGATATTATACATGACTTCAATTACTTGACTATTTGTAGTTTCTAGTAATTCGAATAATTCAACACTTGAATCAACCGAAGCACCATATGCACGAATTTTCCCTTCTTCTTTTAAACGCTCTAGTAATTCATAATGAGGACTCTCCCCATTAAGAAAGTGAAACGGAGGATTATGCAATAATATCGAATCGACGTAATCAGTATTTAGACGTTTTAAGCTTCCTTCAAGTGATTGACGTAATAGGTTCACATCAAAATTTTGAGTATTATTCGAATGGTGGCCAAATTTTGTATTAATAATCACTTGGTCTCTTTTGCCAACTAATGCTTTTCCTAACAGCTCTTCACTTTTTCCTAATCC
This region includes:
- a CDS encoding aldo/keto reductase; translated protein: MKYRPLGNTGIHVSEVGFGSWQLGNRKDWGEMNDDEAIRLVHEAINQGCNFFDTAPNYGLGKSEELLGKALVGKRDQVIINTKFGHHSNNTQNFDVNLLRQSLEGSLKRLNTDYVDSILLHNPPFHFLNGESPHYELLERLKEEGKIRAYGASVDSSVELFELLETTNSQVIEVMYNIFHQEPAKAFQLAKYKGVGLIIKVPLDSGWLSGKYNAQSSFEGVRGRWSKEQIETRAKLLSKLRFLTNDGTAMVQAALRYILACQEVSTVIPGTKSIQQLYENNSATEKEMSLDMVKKIQRFWEKELQNQPLPW